In one Bos mutus isolate GX-2022 chromosome 19, NWIPB_WYAK_1.1, whole genome shotgun sequence genomic region, the following are encoded:
- the GAST gene encoding gastrin: protein MQRLCAHVLILVLALAAFCEASWKPHSHLQDAPVAPGANRGQEPLRMNRLGPASHPRRQLGLQDPPHMVADLSKKQGPWVEEEEAAYGWMDFGRRSAEEGDQHP from the exons ATGCAGCGactgtgtgcacatgtgctgATCTTGGTGCTGGCTCTGGCCGCCTTCTGCGAAGCTTCTTGGAAGCCCCACTCCCACCTGCAAGACGCGCCCGTCGCTCCAGGGGCCAATAGGGGCCAGGAGCCGCTCAGGATGAACCGGCTGGGCCCAGCCTCGCACCCCCGGAGGCAGCTGGGGCTTCAGGATCCGCCACACATGGTCGCAG ACCTGTCCAAGAAGCAGGGGCCATGGgtggaggaagaggaagcagcATATGGATGGATGGACTTCGGCCGCCGCAGTGCTGAGGAAGGGGACCAACATCCCTGA
- the HAP1 gene encoding LOW QUALITY PROTEIN: huntingtin-associated protein 1 (The sequence of the model RefSeq protein was modified relative to this genomic sequence to represent the inferred CDS: inserted 1 base in 1 codon; substituted 2 bases at 2 genomic stop codons), with protein sequence MRPKVSGPGSAGHRLGPGDPAAVAITPLSATNPALEPSAVPEPASAQAPAAGQRAGSGSTAVSGPSAGARRASVAGSEAGTQRASAFSAVQGXAQSVPNNSDASRTRFIFQGPPFGPRATGLGTGKVTSILKTPAAYIGQRPGVSGPERAAFIRELEEVLCPDLRPPVKKITQEEVKMMLSLLEELLPRVWETPAARNPVPQWMGVLLXRERDLNTAACIGQSLVKQNSVLLEENSKLEAMLDSAKEEILHLRHQVNLRDDLLQLYSDSDEEKDEDEEEEEEEEEEEEGDEEEEQRPEHPCEASELTPVTESESHHCPQLEALQEQLRLLEEENEQLWEEVSQLDDLEEEEQIFILDCVEQFSEASQQMAELSEVLALRMENYEQQQREVAQLQGQVTKLQRCCRSYGAETEKLQKQLASEKEIQVKLQDELQDLQEKYSECGDMLMEAQEKVKTLCQQAPASAGSVTHYTYTVPLEALPDFQETLTEELRMSIRRIISDPVFFMERNYEVTPEETSDLGXELRYREERAQEQGLEAGEGLMLTEDFVPVEELVPEEQLGVIEEAVPAEERVTEEEELVSEEAEAWEDLEPEADETTQMNVVTSALEASGLGPLRLDIKYVLQQLANWQDAHFRQQLRQKMLQKGFAVPQ encoded by the exons ATGCGCCCTAAAGTGTCGGGGCCGGGTTCTGCCGGGCACCGGCTGGGACCTGGGGATCCCGCGGCAGTAGCCATAACTCCTCTATCCGCAACCAATCCGGCTCTGGAGCCCTCTGCAGTGCCTGAACCCGCCTCTGCGCAAGCACCCGCGGCCGGACAGAGAGCAGGATCCGGTTCCACAGCCGTCTCGGGACCCTCAGCCGGGGCTCGCCGGGCCTCCGTGGCTGGATCGGAGGCTGGAACCCAGCGCGCATCCGCATTCTCGGCGGTCCAGG ATGCCCAGTCCGTACCCAACAACTCGGATGCGTCGCGGACTCGCTTCATATTCCAAGGGCCGCCCTTTGGTCCCCGAGCCACTGGCTTGGGGACTGGAAAGGTGACGAGCATCTTGAAGACACCGGCTGCCTACATCGGCCAGCGGCCTGGGGTGTCCGGCCCCGAGCGCGCCGCCTTTATTCGGGAGCTGGAGGAAG TGCTGTGTCCTGACCTACGTCCGCCCGTCAAGAAGATCACCCAAGAAGAGGTCAAAATGATGTTAAGTTTGCTGGAGGAG CTTCTCCCACGTGTCTGGGAGACCCCAGCAGCCAGGAACCCTGTTCCCCAATGGATGGGGGTCCTTCTGTAGAGAGAGCGGGACCTGAACACGGCAGCCTGCATTGGCCAGTCCCTGGTGAAACAAAACAGTGTTCTGTTGGAGGAGAACAGCAAGCTGGAAGCCATGCTGGATTCAGCCAAGGAGGAG ATTTTACATCTCAGACACCAGGTGAACCTGCGGGATGACCTCCTTCAGCTGTACTCAGACTCTGATGAGGAGAAGGATgaagatgaagaagaggaagaggaagaggaggaagaggaggagggggacgaAGAAGAAGAGCAGAGGCCTGAGCATCCCTGTGAAGCCTCAGAGCT GACTCCTGTGACTGAGTCAGAGTCGCACCACTGCCCGCAGCTGGAGGCCCTGCAGGAGCAGCTGCGGCTACTGGAGGAGGAGAATGAGCAGCTTTGGGAGGAG gtCTCTCAACTTGACGACCTTGAGGAGGAGGAACAGATATTCATCCTGGATTGTGTGGAGCAGTTTT CTGAGGCCAGCCAGCAGATGGCCGAGCTGTCAGAGGTGCTGGCGCTCAGGATGGAGAACTATGAACAGCAGCAGAGGGAGGTCGCCCAGCTGCAGGGCCAGGTCACGAAGCTACAGCGGTGCTGCCGATCG TATGGGGCTGAGACTGAGAAGTTGCAGAAGCAGCTGGCTTCGGAGAAAGAAATCCAGGTGAAGCTCCAGGATGAG CTGCAGGACCTGCAGGAGAAGTACTCAGAGTGTGGGGACATGCTGATGGAAGCCCAGGAGAAGGTGAAGACCCTCTGCCAGCAGGCCCCGGCATCTGCTGGCTCTGTCACCCACTACACATACACTGTACCTCTG GAGGCACTTCCTGATTTCCAGGAGACCCTGACTGAGGAGCTCAGAATGTCTATAAGGAGAATTATCTCAGACCCTGTGTTTTTTATGGAAAG GAATTATGAAGTGACTCCAGAGGAGACATCAGACCTGGG ATAGGAGCTTCGCTACAGAGAGGAGCGAGCACAGGAGCAGGGGCtcgaggctggggaggggctgatGCTGACCGAGGATTTTGTGCCTGTGGAAGAGTTGGTGCCTGAGGAGCAGCTGGGGGTCATAGAAGAGGCAGTGCCAGCTGAGGAGAGGGTAACAGAAGAGGAGGAACTGGTatctgaggaagctgaggcctggGAGGACCTAGAGCCGGAGGCGGATGAAACAACTCAGATGAACGTGGTGACCTCAGCCCTGGAGGCCAGCGGCTTGGGCCCCTTGCGCCTGGACATAAAGTATGTCCTCCAGCAGCTGGCCAACTGGCAGGATGCCCATTTCAGGCAGCAGCTGAGGCAGAAGATGCTCCAGAAAG GCTTTGCTGTTCCCCAGTAG